In Candidatus Saccharimonadales bacterium, a single genomic region encodes these proteins:
- a CDS encoding metallopeptidase family protein: MVRVSEERFRKMVTEAVDSLPERFGEHIQNVIFVVEREPSDVQREKLRLRGDSLLFGLYEGVPLTRRGSGQTFLLPDKITIFMDALLFVSATVADLQDKIKHTVWHEVAHYFGLSHAQIDALDRRRKENSAS; this comes from the coding sequence GTGGTACGAGTCAGTGAAGAACGATTCAGAAAGATGGTCACCGAGGCCGTCGATAGCTTGCCTGAGCGTTTCGGAGAGCATATCCAGAACGTCATCTTTGTCGTTGAGCGAGAGCCTAGTGATGTGCAGCGAGAGAAACTCCGACTCCGGGGCGACAGCCTCCTCTTCGGGCTCTACGAAGGTGTTCCATTAACTCGACGTGGCTCAGGCCAGACCTTTCTTCTGCCGGACAAGATAACTATCTTTATGGATGCCTTGCTCTTCGTCAGCGCTACCGTTGCTGATCTGCAGGATAAGATTAAACATACCGTTTGGCACGAAGTGGCCCACTACTTTGGACTGAGCCACGCTCAGATCGATGCCCTGGATCGCAGGCGCAAGGAAAATTCCGCCTCCTGA
- a CDS encoding dienelactone hydrolase family protein has product MGEMINIDVTGSALPVYLATPTGEIKGSVIVIHEAWGLSDHIKSVADRYAEIGYVAVAPNLFTELDIDNMPKNELQAIQEGLFNPASTPEELNSVQTKVRGMLTPAHSPEFSKKTLGRIEACFNYLFEHKDTNQKVATTGFCFGGSNSFSFAISEPRLKVALPFYGHAEQSVDELRKIKCPIYAFYGEKDENLISALPKLKEDMKEAGVSFEATVYPNCGHAFFNDTNKYAYNKEAAMDAWQKVQGILAKYFA; this is encoded by the coding sequence ATGGGAGAGATGATCAATATTGACGTAACAGGGAGTGCCTTACCTGTCTACCTAGCCACACCAACAGGCGAGATAAAGGGTAGTGTGATTGTTATCCACGAAGCCTGGGGACTTTCCGACCACATTAAGAGCGTCGCCGATAGATATGCAGAGATCGGTTATGTGGCCGTCGCGCCGAATCTGTTTACTGAACTGGATATCGATAACATGCCGAAGAACGAGCTACAGGCAATCCAAGAAGGCCTCTTTAATCCGGCTTCGACACCTGAGGAGCTCAACAGTGTCCAGACAAAGGTGCGAGGTATGCTAACCCCAGCCCACTCACCTGAGTTTAGCAAGAAGACACTTGGTCGGATTGAAGCCTGTTTTAACTATCTCTTTGAGCATAAAGACACCAACCAAAAGGTTGCTACCACCGGTTTCTGTTTCGGAGGCTCAAATAGCTTCAGTTTTGCGATCTCTGAGCCACGTCTCAAGGTAGCCTTGCCTTTCTACGGGCACGCCGAACAGTCAGTCGATGAGCTGAGAAAGATCAAGTGCCCGATCTATGCGTTTTATGGCGAAAAGGATGAGAATCTTATCAGTGCTCTACCAAAATTGAAAGAAGATATGAAAGAGGCCGGTGTCTCATTCGAGGCAACCGTCTACCCGAACTGTGGACATGCTTTCTTCAACGACACCAATAAATACGCCTACAACAAAGAGGCGGCAATGGATGCCTGGCAGAAAGTTCAGGGCATTCTCGCAAAATACTTCGCTTAG